The DNA segment CATCTCTGGATCGAAAATCGCACAACGACCCTTACCTAGTCCCTTGGCGCGATACATGGCAATATCAGCATCTCGCAAAAGATCGGCAGCACGGTGATATCCAACGGAACTAAGCACCACACCAATACTGGCACTGGTAAAAACCGTATTTGCCCCAATTTTGAAGGGTGAGGTGATTTGAGCTAACAGACGTTCAGCCAGAAGCTTCACATCAGCGATATCCTGCATATCTTCTAACAACACAGTAAACTCATCGCCACCTAGACGAGCTACAGTATCGCAACTGCGTAAAAATCCCTCCATTAATTGAGCGATTTCAATGAGCAACTGATCCCCTACTGCATGACCAAGACTATCATTAATAATCTTGAAGCGATCGAGATCTATGAAGAGTACAGCAAACCAATAATCTGGATGTCGCTCACTTCGTTTGAGCGCTTGTTCCACCCGCTCCATAAACAAGGTACGATTGGGAAGACCTGTGAGGTGATCGTGGAGGGAGTCATAGCGCAGTTGGGCTTCAGCACGCTTACGCTCAGTGATATCTGAAGCAATGCTATCTACTCGAATCGCTTTACCGTGTTCGTTATTAATCAGACGGCTACGATGACTCAACCAATAAACTTCGCCATCTGGTCGCATAATTCGATACTCTAAATTTAGACTACCGCTCTCTAGTAACTGGGGAAAAGCTTGCTCGACTCGCCAGCGATCTTCTAGATGAATTACTTCTAGCCAAAGATTGGGATTTTTAAGAAACTCAAACCGAGAGCGACCATAGACTTTTTCAGTGGCAGGATTTAAGTAAAGAAACTGAGAGTTTTGAATCCCATTCCCTCCTAGTAAAACCGTCGGTAAAGACATGGACCATACTACTTCATCGAGGGCGTTGAGAATACCTTCTAGCCGTTGTTCGCTCTCTTGAAGTTTTTGTTGTGTCTCCACACGTACAGCACTTTCTTCAACTAATCGAGCCGTGCGTTTTTTGACTTCTTGGGCTAGTTTTGCCGTTAATTGGCTAATTTCTTGCTTGGCTGCTTGTAGTGCCAATTGATGCTGAACCCGTACTATAACCTCTTCGACCTGAAACGGCTTAGTAATGTAGTCTACCCCTCCCACTTCAAAGGCTTTGACTTTATCAAACACATCATCTAAGGCGCTGAGGAAAACCACAGGGATCTCACTGGTTTGGCGATCGCTTTTGAGCCTTTGACACACTTCATACCCATCCATTTCTGGCATGGTGATATCCAGCAAAATGAGATCGGGGAGACTAGTTTTGACGGTCATTAGTGCGATGGAGCCACTTTTAGCACAGCGAACCTTAAACCCTAAATTACTAATAGCAGCCGACAAAACTCGCAGATTATCGGGTAAATCGTCAACTATTAAAATCTTTCCCTTATCGGTCGCTAAATTATTGTTATTCATAAATTTTCTATC comes from the Merismopedia glauca CCAP 1448/3 genome and includes:
- a CDS encoding two-component system response regulator — encoded protein: MNNNNLATDKGKILIVDDLPDNLRVLSAAISNLGFKVRCAKSGSIALMTVKTSLPDLILLDITMPEMDGYEVCQRLKSDRQTSEIPVVFLSALDDVFDKVKAFEVGGVDYITKPFQVEEVIVRVQHQLALQAAKQEISQLTAKLAQEVKKRTARLVEESAVRVETQQKLQESEQRLEGILNALDEVVWSMSLPTVLLGGNGIQNSQFLYLNPATEKVYGRSRFEFLKNPNLWLEVIHLEDRWRVEQAFPQLLESGSLNLEYRIMRPDGEVYWLSHRSRLINNEHGKAIRVDSIASDITERKRAEAQLRYDSLHDHLTGLPNRTLFMERVEQALKRSERHPDYWFAVLFIDLDRFKIINDSLGHAVGDQLLIEIAQLMEGFLRSCDTVARLGGDEFTVLLEDMQDIADVKLLAERLLAQITSPFKIGANTVFTSASIGVVLSSVGYHRAADLLRDADIAMYRAKGLGKGRCAIFDPEMYEKALTLLQTERELRLALERKEFFLCYQPILSLQTGQIQGLEALIRWQNPERGFVSPGEFIPIAEETGLIVEIGKWVLQEACRQFRAWQTELPQIAALKLSVNLASKQIQAPNFISTVDQILTNTGLDGSYLKLEITESMLMDQGESTLELLKQLRYRQIMLSIDDFGTGYSSLGYLRRFPINTLKVDRSFVNGMSVDSENFEIVRTIISLAHNLGMDVIAEGVETAEQCDLLKSLGCESAQGFFFFKPLNSAAILAELMKI